A genomic stretch from Alosa sapidissima isolate fAloSap1 chromosome 3, fAloSap1.pri, whole genome shotgun sequence includes:
- the glyr1 gene encoding putative oxidoreductase GLYR1 isoform X2, with protein sequence MATVHLRIGDLVWGKLGRYPPWPGKIVSPPKDLKKPRGKKCFFVKFFGTEDHAWIKVEQLKPYHPHKEEMIKINKGKRFQQAVDAVEEFLKKGKGKDQSTESKGRKAPAKPMKIIEEDDEDPFKGGSSDKELTDSDPEPSSAQRLVAGTVSGFKWESSPASSIEPISKRLKIIEEDTGSTSIQAADSTALNGSITPTDKRIGFLGLGLMGSGVVSNLLKMGHVVTVWNRTAEKCDLFIQEGARLGRTPAEVVSMCDITFSCVSDPKAARDLVLGPSGVLQGIRPGKCYVEMSTIDPETVAELSQVITSRGGRFLEAPVSGSQQLSNEGMLVILAAGDRSVYEDCSSCFQAMGKTSFFLGEVGNAARMMLILNMVQGSYMATIAEGLTLAQATGQSQQTFLDILCQGQMASSFVDQKCQNILQGNFKPDYYLKHIQKDLRLAISMGDSVNHPTPMAAAANEVYKRAKALDQSDNDMSAVYRAYIH encoded by the exons ATGGCGACGGTGCATCTGAGAATCGGGGATTTGGTATG GGGGAAGCTCGGACGCTATCCGCCTTGGCCAGGAAAG ATTGTAAGTCCACCAAAGGACTTGAAAAAGCCAAGGGGCAAAAAATGCTTCTTTGTGAAGTTTTTTGGAACTGAAGACCA TGCCTGGATAAAGGTTGAACAGCTAAAACCTTACCACCCCCACAAAGAAGAGATGATCAAGATAAACAAGGGCAAACGCTTTCAGCAGGCCGTAGATGCGGTGGAGGAGTTTCTAAAGAAGGGCAAAGGGAAAGACCAG TCCACAGAATCAAAAGGCCGAAAAGCTCCAGCCAAGCCCATGAAGATCATTGAAGAGGACGACGAAGATCCTTTCAAGGGGGGCTCGTCTGACAAA GAGTTAACTGACTCAGACCCAGAGCCATCCTCCGCCCAGCGTCTGGTCGCGGGAACAGTCTCAGGATTCAAGTGGGAGAGCAGT CCTGCTTCATCCATTGAACCCATCAGCAAACGTCTTAAAATCATCGAGGAG GATACAGGGTCCACCTCTATTCAGGCAGCTGACAGCACCGCACTGAACGGCAGCATCACGCCCACAGATAAAAG AATAGGTTTCCTTGGTCTGGGGCTTATGGGCAGTGGAGTAGTCTCAAACCTCTTAAAGATGGGGCATGTTGTTACAGTGTGGAACCGCACAGCTGAGAAG TGTGACCTGTTCATCCAGGAAGGCGCTCGGTTAGGGCGGACGCCAGCAGAggttgtgtccatgtgtgacaTCACGTTTTCCTGCGTGTCAGACCCAAAGGCTGCTAGAGAT cTGGTGCTGGGCCCTAGTGGGGTGCTGCAGGGGATCAGGCCAGGCAAATGCTACGTGGAGATGTCCACCATAGACCCCGAGACGGTCGCAGAGCTATCACAG GTGATCACATCCAGAGGTGGGCGTTTCTTAGAGGCACCAGTATCAGGCAGCCAGCAACTGTCAAACGAGGGCATGCTCGTTATCCTCGCCGCCGGAGACCGCTCGGTCTACGAAGACTGCAGCAGCTGTTTCCAAGCCATGGGCAAAACCTCGTTCTTCTTAG GTGAGGTGGGCAATGCAGCGAGGATGATGCTCATTCTCAACATGGTCCAAGGAAGCTACATGGCCACCATCGCCGAGGGCCTGACCTTAGCTCAAGCCACCGGCCAATCACAACAGACCTTCCTAGACATCCTCTGCCAGGGACAGATGGCCAGCTCCTTTGTGGACCAGAAATGCCAAA ATATCCTACAAGGCAACTTCAAGCCTGATTATTACCTGAAACACATTCAGAAAGATCTCAGGCTAGCAATCTCAATGGGTGACTCTGTAAATCACCCCACACCAATGGCAGCGGCTGCTAATGAG GTCTACAAAAGAGCAAAGGCGTTGGACCAGTCAGATAATGATATGTCTGCCGTCTACCGGGCCTACATTCACTAG
- the glyr1 gene encoding putative oxidoreductase GLYR1 isoform X3, which translates to MATVHLRIGDLVWGKLGRYPPWPGKIVSPPKDLKKPRGKKCFFVKFFGTEDHAWIKVEQLKPYHPHKEEMIKINKGKRFQQAVDAVEEFLKKGKGKDQSTESKGRKAPAKPMKIIEEDDEDPFKGGSSDKPASSIEPISKRLKIIEEDTGSTSIQAADSTALNGSITPTDKRIGFLGLGLMGSGVVSNLLKMGHVVTVWNRTAEKCDLFIQEGARLGRTPAEVVSMCDITFSCVSDPKAARDLVLGPSGVLQGIRPGKCYVEMSTIDPETVAELSQVITSRGGRFLEAPVSGSQQLSNEGMLVILAAGDRSVYEDCSSCFQAMGKTSFFLGEVGNAARMMLILNMVQGSYMATIAEGLTLAQATGQSQQTFLDILCQGQMASSFVDQKCQNILQGNFKPDYYLKHIQKDLRLAISMGDSVNHPTPMAAAANEVYKRAKALDQSDNDMSAVYRAYIH; encoded by the exons ATGGCGACGGTGCATCTGAGAATCGGGGATTTGGTATG GGGGAAGCTCGGACGCTATCCGCCTTGGCCAGGAAAG ATTGTAAGTCCACCAAAGGACTTGAAAAAGCCAAGGGGCAAAAAATGCTTCTTTGTGAAGTTTTTTGGAACTGAAGACCA TGCCTGGATAAAGGTTGAACAGCTAAAACCTTACCACCCCCACAAAGAAGAGATGATCAAGATAAACAAGGGCAAACGCTTTCAGCAGGCCGTAGATGCGGTGGAGGAGTTTCTAAAGAAGGGCAAAGGGAAAGACCAG TCCACAGAATCAAAAGGCCGAAAAGCTCCAGCCAAGCCCATGAAGATCATTGAAGAGGACGACGAAGATCCTTTCAAGGGGGGCTCGTCTGACAAA CCTGCTTCATCCATTGAACCCATCAGCAAACGTCTTAAAATCATCGAGGAG GATACAGGGTCCACCTCTATTCAGGCAGCTGACAGCACCGCACTGAACGGCAGCATCACGCCCACAGATAAAAG AATAGGTTTCCTTGGTCTGGGGCTTATGGGCAGTGGAGTAGTCTCAAACCTCTTAAAGATGGGGCATGTTGTTACAGTGTGGAACCGCACAGCTGAGAAG TGTGACCTGTTCATCCAGGAAGGCGCTCGGTTAGGGCGGACGCCAGCAGAggttgtgtccatgtgtgacaTCACGTTTTCCTGCGTGTCAGACCCAAAGGCTGCTAGAGAT cTGGTGCTGGGCCCTAGTGGGGTGCTGCAGGGGATCAGGCCAGGCAAATGCTACGTGGAGATGTCCACCATAGACCCCGAGACGGTCGCAGAGCTATCACAG GTGATCACATCCAGAGGTGGGCGTTTCTTAGAGGCACCAGTATCAGGCAGCCAGCAACTGTCAAACGAGGGCATGCTCGTTATCCTCGCCGCCGGAGACCGCTCGGTCTACGAAGACTGCAGCAGCTGTTTCCAAGCCATGGGCAAAACCTCGTTCTTCTTAG GTGAGGTGGGCAATGCAGCGAGGATGATGCTCATTCTCAACATGGTCCAAGGAAGCTACATGGCCACCATCGCCGAGGGCCTGACCTTAGCTCAAGCCACCGGCCAATCACAACAGACCTTCCTAGACATCCTCTGCCAGGGACAGATGGCCAGCTCCTTTGTGGACCAGAAATGCCAAA ATATCCTACAAGGCAACTTCAAGCCTGATTATTACCTGAAACACATTCAGAAAGATCTCAGGCTAGCAATCTCAATGGGTGACTCTGTAAATCACCCCACACCAATGGCAGCGGCTGCTAATGAG GTCTACAAAAGAGCAAAGGCGTTGGACCAGTCAGATAATGATATGTCTGCCGTCTACCGGGCCTACATTCACTAG
- the glyr1 gene encoding putative oxidoreductase GLYR1 isoform X1, producing the protein MATVHLRIGDLVWGKLGRYPPWPGKIVSPPKDLKKPRGKKCFFVKFFGTEDHAWIKVEQLKPYHPHKEEMIKINKGKRFQQAVDAVEEFLKKGKGKDQSTESKGRKAPAKPMKIIEEDDEDPFKGGSSDKELTDSDPEPSSAQRLVAGTVSGFKWESSPVKDDPHFHHFLLSQSEKPASSIEPISKRLKIIEEDTGSTSIQAADSTALNGSITPTDKRIGFLGLGLMGSGVVSNLLKMGHVVTVWNRTAEKCDLFIQEGARLGRTPAEVVSMCDITFSCVSDPKAARDLVLGPSGVLQGIRPGKCYVEMSTIDPETVAELSQVITSRGGRFLEAPVSGSQQLSNEGMLVILAAGDRSVYEDCSSCFQAMGKTSFFLGEVGNAARMMLILNMVQGSYMATIAEGLTLAQATGQSQQTFLDILCQGQMASSFVDQKCQNILQGNFKPDYYLKHIQKDLRLAISMGDSVNHPTPMAAAANEVYKRAKALDQSDNDMSAVYRAYIH; encoded by the exons ATGGCGACGGTGCATCTGAGAATCGGGGATTTGGTATG GGGGAAGCTCGGACGCTATCCGCCTTGGCCAGGAAAG ATTGTAAGTCCACCAAAGGACTTGAAAAAGCCAAGGGGCAAAAAATGCTTCTTTGTGAAGTTTTTTGGAACTGAAGACCA TGCCTGGATAAAGGTTGAACAGCTAAAACCTTACCACCCCCACAAAGAAGAGATGATCAAGATAAACAAGGGCAAACGCTTTCAGCAGGCCGTAGATGCGGTGGAGGAGTTTCTAAAGAAGGGCAAAGGGAAAGACCAG TCCACAGAATCAAAAGGCCGAAAAGCTCCAGCCAAGCCCATGAAGATCATTGAAGAGGACGACGAAGATCCTTTCAAGGGGGGCTCGTCTGACAAA GAGTTAACTGACTCAGACCCAGAGCCATCCTCCGCCCAGCGTCTGGTCGCGGGAACAGTCTCAGGATTCAAGTGGGAGAGCAGT CCAGTAAAGGATGACCCACATTTCCACCACTTTCTACTCAGCCAGTCTGAGAAG CCTGCTTCATCCATTGAACCCATCAGCAAACGTCTTAAAATCATCGAGGAG GATACAGGGTCCACCTCTATTCAGGCAGCTGACAGCACCGCACTGAACGGCAGCATCACGCCCACAGATAAAAG AATAGGTTTCCTTGGTCTGGGGCTTATGGGCAGTGGAGTAGTCTCAAACCTCTTAAAGATGGGGCATGTTGTTACAGTGTGGAACCGCACAGCTGAGAAG TGTGACCTGTTCATCCAGGAAGGCGCTCGGTTAGGGCGGACGCCAGCAGAggttgtgtccatgtgtgacaTCACGTTTTCCTGCGTGTCAGACCCAAAGGCTGCTAGAGAT cTGGTGCTGGGCCCTAGTGGGGTGCTGCAGGGGATCAGGCCAGGCAAATGCTACGTGGAGATGTCCACCATAGACCCCGAGACGGTCGCAGAGCTATCACAG GTGATCACATCCAGAGGTGGGCGTTTCTTAGAGGCACCAGTATCAGGCAGCCAGCAACTGTCAAACGAGGGCATGCTCGTTATCCTCGCCGCCGGAGACCGCTCGGTCTACGAAGACTGCAGCAGCTGTTTCCAAGCCATGGGCAAAACCTCGTTCTTCTTAG GTGAGGTGGGCAATGCAGCGAGGATGATGCTCATTCTCAACATGGTCCAAGGAAGCTACATGGCCACCATCGCCGAGGGCCTGACCTTAGCTCAAGCCACCGGCCAATCACAACAGACCTTCCTAGACATCCTCTGCCAGGGACAGATGGCCAGCTCCTTTGTGGACCAGAAATGCCAAA ATATCCTACAAGGCAACTTCAAGCCTGATTATTACCTGAAACACATTCAGAAAGATCTCAGGCTAGCAATCTCAATGGGTGACTCTGTAAATCACCCCACACCAATGGCAGCGGCTGCTAATGAG GTCTACAAAAGAGCAAAGGCGTTGGACCAGTCAGATAATGATATGTCTGCCGTCTACCGGGCCTACATTCACTAG